The following proteins come from a genomic window of Galactobacillus timonensis:
- a CDS encoding flavodoxin family protein, protein MKVLIINGSPHENGNTSLALKEMKKVFDAEGVISETVRIGSMDVRGCIACRTCDRTGICVFDDVVNQLAPKFEEADGLVIASPVYYGSANGTLISCLDRLFYSTRFDKSMKVGTSVVIARRAGTTATFDELNKYFTISNMPVVSSQYWNEVYGRSEGEAAQDEEGMQTMRTLARNMVFLMRSIALGKEKYGLPEKEPHAFTNFIR, encoded by the coding sequence ATGAAGGTATTGATCATTAACGGCAGTCCGCATGAAAACGGAAACACTTCGCTTGCGCTGAAGGAGATGAAGAAGGTTTTCGATGCGGAAGGGGTTATAAGCGAAACGGTGCGCATTGGATCGATGGATGTGCGCGGCTGCATCGCCTGCCGTACCTGTGACAGGACGGGAATATGCGTGTTCGACGATGTTGTCAATCAGCTTGCACCGAAGTTTGAGGAGGCTGATGGTCTCGTGATCGCTTCGCCTGTTTATTACGGGTCTGCCAACGGGACACTGATCTCGTGCCTTGACCGGCTGTTCTACAGCACCAGGTTCGACAAGTCGATGAAGGTCGGGACGAGTGTCGTCATTGCGCGGCGGGCAGGAACGACCGCAACCTTTGATGAACTGAACAAGTACTTTACGATTTCCAATATGCCGGTCGTTTCCAGTCAGTACTGGAACGAAGTGTACGGCCGCAGCGAAGGTGAGGCGGCGCAGGATGAAGAAGGCATGCAGACGATGCGTACGCTTGCAAGAAACATGGTGTTTCTGATGCGCAGCATTGCCCTGGGCAAAGAGAAATACGGTCTTCCGGAAAAGGAACCCCATGCCTTCACTAATTTCATTCGCTGA
- the nagA gene encoding N-acetylglucosamine-6-phosphate deacetylase, whose protein sequence is MLIQSSRVWVCGEFIPAQLDIENGKIKQILPLNTRTPDFDYGDLRIVPGFIDIHCHGAYGYDTNYAKPDGLRNWAKNITHEGVTGFMSTTITELHPVLMKAVENVRDVKKDFQPGRDGADILGIHFEGPYLDMQYKGAQPPEAIVPPSVDEFKEYQEASGNNIKIITLAPEHDPDLALTRYASSHGVVVSIGHSGATAEEVKLAVANGAKSVTHTYNGQSPFNHRKNGVTGMALRLHDLYSEVICDCNHSTPDALNIFFTSKGRNHGIMISDALMAKGFKPGDKFMFGGHEIEIYPDGSAHLTESGSLAGSTMRMCDGLKNLVERALVPFDVALNSATANPAALLGLDDHIGHLAAGYDADIVVLEDDYNVKETFCKGVAQF, encoded by the coding sequence ATGCTCATTCAGAGTTCACGTGTCTGGGTCTGCGGTGAATTTATCCCTGCCCAGCTCGACATTGAAAATGGGAAGATCAAACAGATCCTTCCGCTTAACACACGTACCCCGGATTTCGACTATGGCGATCTGAGAATCGTACCGGGCTTCATCGACATCCATTGCCACGGTGCCTACGGCTATGACACAAACTATGCAAAGCCGGATGGACTGCGCAACTGGGCGAAGAACATCACCCACGAAGGTGTCACAGGCTTCATGTCCACGACCATTACCGAACTTCATCCGGTTCTTATGAAGGCGGTTGAAAACGTTCGTGACGTCAAGAAGGATTTCCAGCCGGGCCGCGATGGTGCCGATATCCTGGGCATCCACTTCGAAGGACCGTACCTCGATATGCAGTACAAGGGTGCACAGCCGCCCGAGGCAATCGTTCCGCCTTCCGTTGATGAATTCAAGGAATACCAGGAAGCTTCCGGAAACAACATCAAGATCATTACCCTTGCTCCGGAACACGATCCGGATCTGGCTCTGACCCGTTATGCTAGCAGCCATGGCGTTGTCGTTTCCATCGGTCACTCCGGTGCAACGGCCGAAGAAGTCAAGCTCGCTGTCGCAAACGGCGCCAAGTCTGTTACGCATACATACAACGGCCAGTCGCCGTTCAACCACCGCAAGAACGGTGTCACGGGCATGGCTCTGCGTCTGCACGATCTGTATTCGGAAGTCATCTGTGACTGCAACCACTCGACGCCGGACGCTCTCAACATCTTCTTCACTTCGAAGGGCCGCAATCACGGCATCATGATCTCCGACGCTCTGATGGCGAAGGGCTTCAAGCCGGGTGACAAGTTCATGTTCGGCGGTCACGAAATCGAGATCTATCCGGACGGTTCTGCACATCTGACGGAAAGCGGCAGTCTTGCCGGTTCGACGATGCGTATGTGCGATGGTCTCAAGAACCTTGTCGAGCGTGCTCTTGTTCCGTTCGATGTTGCTCTGAATTCCGCTACGGCCAACCCGGCTGCACTGCTTGGTCTCGATGATCACATCGGACATCTGGCTGCCGGCTACGATGCGGATATCGTTGTCCTGGAGGATGACTACAACGTCAAGGAAACCTTCTGCAAAGGAGTTGCCCAGTTCTGA
- a CDS encoding SIS domain-containing protein: protein MSTIFGFTPEELAEKKATFTATEIHQQPATWLKTVAQIRSMKDEIAAFISKVTSQPDYDIILTGAGTSEFVGNALFSYLNRVTNYKAKSFGSTDLTPTPENFVTPHRPTLLISFGRSGDSPESIGAIQSVEAVNDNVYNLFITCNKDGALSRRAASEGDRCLAINLTPETLDQSFAMTSSFSNMYLACLLCFSLDHLDEAEAAVKEVAAAGAKLLDENFGEMLKIDEDYAYNRIVYLGTNTLKGIAQESALKMLELNAGKVVTMYDTPMGFRHGPKSIVNDETLTVVYLSDGAYQRQYEMDLVHEMSVQRKGNKILVVCNTPEEKAKELADYYYCFNTGAKDNVFLGLDYVLCAQLIALFRSLQNGDTPDNPCPTGEVNRVVKGVTLYPYPSKH, encoded by the coding sequence ATGAGTACCATTTTTGGCTTTACCCCGGAAGAACTTGCAGAAAAGAAAGCTACATTTACAGCTACGGAAATTCATCAGCAGCCGGCAACCTGGCTGAAGACTGTTGCCCAGATCCGCTCCATGAAGGATGAGATCGCGGCATTCATCTCCAAGGTCACATCGCAGCCGGATTATGACATCATCCTTACCGGTGCAGGAACGTCGGAATTCGTCGGCAACGCACTGTTCTCCTATCTGAACAGAGTTACCAATTATAAGGCCAAGAGCTTTGGCAGCACGGATCTGACGCCGACGCCGGAAAACTTCGTTACGCCGCATCGTCCTACGCTTCTGATCAGCTTCGGCCGTTCCGGTGATTCTCCGGAATCCATTGGCGCCATTCAGTCGGTTGAAGCTGTCAATGACAATGTCTACAACCTCTTCATTACCTGCAACAAGGACGGTGCTCTGAGCAGACGTGCCGCAAGTGAAGGCGACCGCTGCCTGGCAATCAACCTGACGCCGGAGACGCTGGATCAGAGCTTTGCAATGACATCGAGCTTCTCCAATATGTATCTGGCGTGCCTGCTGTGCTTCTCTCTGGATCATCTGGATGAGGCGGAAGCTGCGGTCAAGGAAGTCGCAGCTGCCGGTGCGAAGCTGTTGGATGAGAACTTTGGCGAGATGCTGAAGATTGATGAGGATTATGCATACAACCGTATCGTCTACCTCGGTACGAATACGCTGAAGGGCATTGCGCAGGAGTCGGCTCTCAAGATGCTTGAGCTCAACGCCGGCAAGGTTGTGACGATGTACGATACACCGATGGGATTCCGTCATGGTCCGAAGTCGATCGTCAATGATGAGACGCTGACGGTTGTCTATCTCTCCGACGGTGCATACCAGCGTCAGTATGAAATGGATCTGGTCCATGAGATGTCGGTTCAGCGCAAGGGCAACAAGATTCTTGTTGTATGCAATACGCCGGAAGAGAAGGCGAAGGAGCTGGCTGACTACTATTACTGCTTCAATACAGGCGCAAAGGACAATGTGTTCCTTGGCCTTGACTACGTTCTGTGTGCGCAGCTGATCGCTCTGTTCCGTTCACTGCAGAATGGTGATACGCCGGACAATCCCTGCCCTACAGGGGAAGTGAACCGCGTCGTTAAGGGTGTTACACTGTATCCGTATCCTTCTAAGCACTAA
- a CDS encoding PTS sugar transporter subunit IIA, translating into MIGIVVTGHGNFASGLTSSVKLIAGEPENYEAVDFLPTDSSEDLEAKLKAAFEKLSGCTEGILVFTDLTGGSPFKISAELSMTLKGPKIAVVSGTNLGMLIEANMSRTFTDASVDDFADQIVETGKSLPIHYVYQDPVREEPEDGEGI; encoded by the coding sequence ATGATTGGAATTGTTGTTACGGGACATGGCAATTTTGCCAGCGGCCTCACCAGCTCAGTAAAGCTGATTGCCGGTGAGCCGGAGAATTATGAGGCAGTTGATTTCCTGCCGACGGATTCGAGCGAAGACCTCGAGGCGAAGCTGAAGGCTGCTTTTGAAAAGCTGAGCGGCTGCACGGAAGGCATTCTGGTGTTCACAGATCTGACCGGCGGTTCGCCCTTTAAGATTTCGGCAGAGCTTTCGATGACGCTCAAGGGACCGAAGATTGCCGTTGTTTCGGGTACCAACCTGGGCATGCTGATTGAGGCAAATATGAGCCGCACATTTACGGATGCGTCCGTTGATGATTTTGCGGATCAGATTGTTGAGACCGGCAAGTCGCTGCCGATTCACTACGTCTATCAGGATCCGGTTCGTGAGGAGCCGGAGGATGGCGAAGGAATCTGA
- a CDS encoding ISL3 family transposase encodes MSEQSDKQAILEFFNLDTGSVENVIFHNDNGSASVHVLLRPDHPPCPDCGCTLPRVKDYIDKKISHGVFTDRECTIFYHARRYICPVCHRTYYENNPFCFRKQHISALTVENILNDLKIQTETFASVAKRYHISPTTAASVFDAHVKEARRPLPTLMCWDENYAFYHPGENSKYVFVILDFESQEPVDILPSRRKDYLLSYFLKIPVEERKRVKMIATDMYSEYRAIIRQLFPKAYHSVDHYHVSQELSRKADSVRIRVMKQTPKYIEGTKTQTNEYYLLKTFNWMIFKRLDARDKDGKKLFDPGHPRKMNRKLNRFLNYYEIKAMIEAVHPDLKKAWDLKDDVVDFYDNCTYDTAPQALNKLIQSFAASGVPEMKEFSRTLISWREEIINSFIVVKQRHTVDKDTGQVVVSDIKLNNGLMENRNSIIKTIKKAANGYTNWDRFRNRCLYVLRKSSKPMLNPVIPPKKVKQ; translated from the coding sequence ATGTCCGAACAATCTGATAAACAGGCCATTCTTGAATTCTTTAACCTCGATACAGGCAGTGTGGAGAATGTCATCTTCCATAATGACAATGGCAGTGCGTCTGTCCATGTTTTACTGCGGCCGGATCATCCGCCTTGTCCCGATTGCGGCTGTACCCTGCCAAGGGTTAAGGACTACATTGACAAGAAGATAAGCCACGGCGTCTTTACTGATCGTGAGTGCACCATCTTCTATCATGCCCGCAGGTACATCTGTCCTGTCTGTCATCGAACGTACTATGAGAACAATCCATTCTGTTTCAGGAAGCAGCACATCTCCGCCCTCACGGTTGAAAACATTCTGAACGATTTGAAGATTCAGACCGAGACCTTCGCTTCCGTCGCTAAGCGGTATCACATCTCTCCCACAACCGCTGCCTCCGTCTTCGATGCCCACGTAAAGGAGGCGCGAAGACCTCTGCCCACATTGATGTGCTGGGATGAGAACTACGCATTTTATCATCCGGGAGAGAACTCAAAATATGTGTTCGTTATTCTCGACTTTGAGTCACAGGAGCCGGTGGATATCCTGCCAAGCAGAAGAAAAGATTATCTGCTCAGCTACTTTCTCAAAATCCCAGTGGAAGAGCGAAAGCGCGTCAAAATGATTGCCACGGACATGTATAGTGAATACCGCGCCATCATACGTCAGCTGTTCCCTAAGGCCTATCATTCCGTTGACCATTATCATGTCAGCCAGGAGCTCTCCAGAAAGGCTGACAGCGTCCGGATCAGAGTAATGAAGCAGACTCCAAAATATATTGAAGGCACAAAAACACAAACCAACGAGTATTATCTGCTGAAGACATTCAACTGGATGATATTCAAGCGGCTGGACGCCAGAGACAAAGATGGTAAAAAGCTGTTCGATCCCGGCCATCCAAGGAAAATGAACCGCAAGCTGAACCGGTTCCTCAATTATTACGAAATTAAAGCCATGATCGAAGCCGTTCATCCCGATTTGAAAAAGGCATGGGACCTCAAGGATGACGTTGTGGACTTCTATGACAACTGCACTTACGATACTGCGCCCCAGGCTCTGAATAAACTGATTCAGTCCTTCGCTGCCAGTGGCGTTCCGGAAATGAAAGAGTTCTCCCGCACCCTGATCAGCTGGAGAGAGGAGATCATCAACTCATTCATTGTCGTAAAGCAGCGTCATACAGTCGATAAGGACACAGGCCAGGTGGTAGTGTCCGACATAAAACTGAATAACGGATTGATGGAGAACCGGAACTCAATCATCAAGACGATCAAAAAAGCAGCCAACGGATATACCAACTGGGACAGATTCCGCAACCGCTGCCTCTATGTGCTCAGAAAGAGCTCCAAGCCAATGTTGAATCCTGTCATTCCGCCAAAGAAGGTTAAGCAATGA
- a CDS encoding DUF6431 domain-containing protein, with amino-acid sequence MKCSEPVLDPETGLPMRFCGTARRCVKTPKGSYWIWIPVAVSSNGRHHRVLPDFLVPYKHYSVQTIESALDNDLDLDRYSLPSDSSVYRWNKWLDKLIVQLRIFLKLVDPPDSLLQQLRVLFRRDVRRAPEYDSSSGWVAGINLCLNRPNDFDLGLS; translated from the coding sequence ATGAAATGCAGCGAACCTGTTTTGGATCCTGAAACAGGCCTGCCAATGAGATTCTGCGGAACTGCCAGAAGGTGCGTTAAAACGCCAAAAGGTTCTTACTGGATCTGGATTCCTGTCGCCGTCTCTTCCAACGGAAGACATCACCGTGTTCTCCCTGATTTCCTTGTCCCTTACAAGCACTACTCGGTGCAGACCATCGAATCGGCTCTGGACAATGATCTGGATCTTGATCGTTATTCGCTTCCTTCCGATTCTTCCGTTTACCGTTGGAACAAATGGCTCGATAAGCTCATTGTGCAGCTCCGGATTTTCCTGAAGCTGGTTGATCCGCCTGATTCGCTGCTTCAACAGCTTCGTGTTCTATTCCGGCGTGATGTCCGCCGGGCTCCAGAATATGATTCTTCCAGTGGCTGGGTGGCCGGAATCAATCTCTGCCTGAATAGGCCAAATGACTTTGACTTGGGCCTTTCCTGA
- a CDS encoding helix-turn-helix domain-containing protein, producing MYNKTSSSVFLAYGNVVEKIPDGLEKKELTIYDDKVSILDSFDSDVYIEPMEGMGLLRIVKNPQLDTPDNFAIHRNIRIKRGCWFRIVPMSDYIVFHLYIAPGAHKERYRLPEPILYHHIVPTTTVREIIAFYYVVKRPHYHFSGEVSRYYELTYVDHGSLVTTVEQKQYEIKAQQAMLYGPGQFHDQSVTSTDSCSYLTVIFKVDRPLPANMLNTVFSCSRRAVGVINHFVSGSDYHDYLSSDVMIASLQFFLVFLAASIIPEHEEKKAPKPISPINQHFEDRLLEEIIEYINEHLNDPLPVDQICQRFSISRSTLQNLFKNNLQIAPKQYINNAKLNRSRAMIRKGDMTISQIAEKLGFTSIHYFSRKFTASYGITPSEFARKIYTSSDD from the coding sequence ATGTATAACAAAACATCCAGTTCCGTTTTTCTGGCCTATGGAAATGTTGTAGAAAAGATCCCTGACGGCCTCGAAAAGAAAGAATTAACCATTTACGACGATAAGGTTTCCATTCTTGATTCTTTTGACAGCGACGTTTATATCGAACCGATGGAAGGCATGGGCCTGCTGCGCATTGTCAAGAATCCCCAGCTCGATACCCCGGACAACTTTGCCATTCACCGCAACATCCGCATCAAGCGCGGCTGCTGGTTCCGCATTGTCCCAATGTCAGACTACATTGTCTTCCACCTTTATATCGCACCCGGAGCTCATAAGGAACGCTACCGGCTCCCCGAACCGATTCTCTATCATCACATTGTACCGACAACGACCGTCCGGGAAATCATCGCCTTCTATTATGTTGTGAAACGGCCCCACTATCATTTCTCAGGGGAAGTCAGCCGCTATTATGAACTGACCTATGTCGATCACGGTTCCCTCGTAACAACGGTCGAACAGAAACAGTATGAAATCAAAGCCCAGCAGGCCATGCTTTACGGCCCCGGCCAGTTTCATGACCAAAGCGTCACCTCCACAGACTCCTGCTCCTATCTCACAGTCATCTTCAAGGTGGACAGGCCATTGCCGGCAAATATGCTGAACACGGTCTTCTCGTGCAGCCGCCGCGCCGTCGGCGTCATCAACCATTTCGTTTCCGGGTCTGATTACCATGACTATCTCAGCAGTGACGTTATGATTGCATCGCTGCAGTTCTTCCTGGTCTTCCTTGCCGCTTCGATCATTCCGGAACACGAGGAAAAGAAGGCTCCGAAACCCATCTCCCCGATCAATCAGCACTTTGAAGACCGGCTCCTCGAGGAAATCATCGAGTATATCAATGAACATCTCAATGACCCTCTGCCCGTCGATCAGATCTGTCAGCGATTCTCCATTTCCCGCAGCACACTGCAGAACCTATTCAAGAACAATCTGCAGATTGCTCCGAAGCAGTACATTAACAACGCGAAGCTGAACCGCAGCCGCGCCATGATCCGCAAAGGCGACATGACGATATCCCAGATTGCCGAAAAGCTCGGCTTCACTTCCATTCACTACTTCTCCCGCAAGTTCACTGCCAGCTACGGGATTACGCCGAGTGAATTCGCCCGCAAGATCTATACTTCTTCCGATGATTAA
- the agaV gene encoding PTS N-acetylgalactosamine transporter subunit IIB: protein MGTPDIVLCRIDNRLIHGQVATQWTGSINANLILVANDEVAGNKLRQGLMDMAAPSYAQTRYWTIQKTIDTIGKASPKQHIFLVCETPEDVLKLVEGGVPIKKVNIGNMHMAEGKRQVVGSVAVNDEDVAAFRKLQELGVELEIRRVPQEPAEDLNKLFK, encoded by the coding sequence ATGGGAACACCCGATATCGTTTTATGCCGTATCGACAATCGTCTTATCCACGGTCAGGTCGCAACACAGTGGACCGGATCTATTAATGCAAATCTGATTCTGGTAGCCAATGATGAGGTTGCCGGAAACAAGCTCCGTCAGGGCCTGATGGACATGGCAGCACCGTCCTATGCCCAGACACGTTACTGGACGATCCAGAAGACGATCGATACGATCGGCAAGGCATCGCCCAAGCAGCATATTTTCCTGGTGTGCGAGACCCCGGAGGATGTCCTCAAGCTTGTTGAGGGCGGTGTTCCGATCAAGAAGGTCAACATCGGAAATATGCATATGGCAGAGGGGAAACGCCAGGTAGTGGGCTCGGTTGCAGTCAATGATGAGGATGTCGCTGCATTCCGTAAGCTTCAGGAACTTGGTGTTGAACTGGAGATCCGTCGTGTTCCGCAGGAACCTGCGGAGGATCTCAATAAGCTGTTCAAGTAA
- a CDS encoding PTS sugar transporter subunit IIC → MQVVLLAIVTFIFAIDQFSLTELLYRPIIACPIIGAILGDVKTGLVVGGTYELMMVGNMPVGGAQPPNAVLGGVVAMIFAVKSQLPVDQALGLAVVFSLFGQYAVTLTFTFMSGMMARADKAAAEANPKGITQVNLISMCFLGTLFAILAVAAYVGGEAAGNALNAFSESASWFMGGLGVAGGMMRYVGFAVLLKIMLADDMWGIYLAGFAAAALLGNVDATSGATLLLCAFIGVAIAIYDYTMNVKIKSITTSGGDDDGI, encoded by the coding sequence ATGCAGGTCGTTTTATTGGCGATTGTAACATTCATCTTCGCAATTGATCAGTTCTCACTGACCGAGCTGCTTTATCGTCCGATTATTGCTTGCCCGATTATTGGCGCAATTCTCGGCGATGTAAAGACCGGATTGGTCGTAGGCGGAACCTACGAGCTCATGATGGTCGGCAACATGCCGGTCGGTGGTGCTCAGCCGCCTAACGCAGTTCTTGGCGGTGTCGTAGCAATGATCTTTGCCGTTAAGTCTCAGCTTCCGGTAGACCAGGCTCTTGGTCTCGCCGTCGTCTTCTCGCTGTTCGGCCAGTACGCTGTTACCCTGACATTCACATTCATGTCGGGAATGATGGCTCGTGCGGATAAGGCTGCTGCGGAAGCAAATCCGAAGGGAATCACACAGGTCAACCTCATCTCTATGTGCTTCCTCGGAACTCTGTTCGCAATTCTGGCTGTTGCTGCTTATGTAGGCGGCGAAGCTGCTGGAAATGCACTGAATGCATTCTCTGAGAGTGCTTCCTGGTTCATGGGCGGTCTCGGTGTTGCCGGCGGAATGATGCGTTATGTAGGTTTCGCGGTTCTCCTGAAGATCATGCTCGCAGACGATATGTGGGGCATTTACCTGGCTGGTTTCGCAGCAGCAGCACTGCTTGGCAATGTTGACGCTACTTCCGGTGCAACCCTGCTTCTCTGCGCATTCATCGGCGTAGCGATTGCAATCTATGATTACACGATGAACGTCAAGATTAAGAGCATCACAACGAGCGGAGGTGACGACGATGGCATCTGA
- a CDS encoding PTS system mannose/fructose/sorbose family transporter subunit IID — MASDALHYTDLTPAPQLDKATLNKMVWRSLNLQASFNYERMQAAGWLWAILPGLEKIHTNKEDLSKSMTHNLEFFNTHPFLVTFVMGIVLSMEQQKADINSIRAVRVAAMGPLGGIGDALFWFTLVPVTAGITANMAIGGSMAGPILYFIITFGVQMALHYWLMYWSYDMGTKAIEVLTANAREFTHAASLLGVFVVGALTCNYGATSLGMVIPNGESSVDLQALLNGILPAMIPLALTLMCYNLIKKKGWSASKCILLLLVIGIVGCMFGIWSGTYTSLVPVPWHS; from the coding sequence ATGGCATCTGATGCACTTCACTATACAGATTTGACACCGGCTCCTCAGCTGGATAAGGCTACTCTCAACAAGATGGTCTGGCGGTCTCTGAACCTGCAGGCTTCGTTCAACTACGAGCGTATGCAGGCAGCAGGCTGGCTGTGGGCTATTCTTCCGGGTCTTGAGAAGATTCACACCAACAAGGAAGATCTTTCCAAGTCCATGACGCACAACCTTGAGTTCTTCAATACGCATCCGTTCCTCGTAACATTCGTTATGGGTATCGTCCTGTCGATGGAACAGCAGAAGGCTGACATCAACTCGATCCGTGCGGTACGTGTTGCGGCAATGGGTCCTCTGGGCGGCATCGGTGATGCTCTGTTCTGGTTCACACTGGTTCCGGTTACTGCTGGTATCACGGCTAACATGGCTATCGGCGGCAGCATGGCTGGCCCGATCCTGTACTTCATCATTACCTTCGGCGTACAGATGGCTCTGCATTACTGGCTGATGTACTGGTCCTATGACATGGGCACCAAGGCAATCGAAGTTCTGACGGCTAATGCACGTGAATTCACACACGCTGCATCGCTGCTCGGTGTCTTCGTTGTCGGCGCTCTGACCTGCAACTACGGTGCAACGTCTCTTGGAATGGTTATTCCGAACGGCGAATCCTCAGTTGACCTGCAGGCTCTGCTCAACGGCATTCTGCCGGCAATGATTCCGCTGGCTCTGACGCTGATGTGCTACAACCTGATCAAGAAGAAGGGATGGTCTGCTTCCAAGTGCATCCTTCTGCTTCTGGTCATCGGCATCGTTGGCTGCATGTTCGGTATCTGGTCCGGAACGTATACGTCTCTGGTACCGGTTCCTTGGCACAGCTGA
- a CDS encoding class II D-tagatose-bisphosphate aldolase, non-catalytic subunit has translation MNEHPLKHVVRLQKEGKQVGIYSACTSSEIVLRACMERAKETSSVLLIEATANQVDQYGGYTGMKPADFMKFIQRLAGEEGIPMSQIILGGDHLGPLTFTRYNEDKAMAEARELIRQFVLAGFTKIHLDTSMKVASDDPDTRLSDEVISRRGAELAQVAEDSYKELLKTNPNAVHPVYIVGSEVPIPGGSQQSVDTGLQVTKVEDFKNTVSIFEKSFHEHGLDEAWNQVVGFVVQPGVEEKDAGCTPYDRSKAVDLMASIKEYPNFVFEGHSTDYQTKYALRELVEDGVGILKVGPGLSFAAREGLFALAYAEKEVFADQPEKQSHFMEVLDAAMVANPVYYQKHYHGTPAEIAYRRKFSFSDRSRYYMPTEEVRKAQEVLFNNFKDGVPLGVLSQFMPLEYTKVREGRLHNDPLSLVKDRVIYTVDEYLYASHQNEIKF, from the coding sequence ATGAATGAACATCCTCTTAAACACGTTGTTCGTCTGCAGAAGGAAGGAAAGCAGGTTGGCATCTATTCCGCCTGCACCAGCAGCGAGATTGTCTTGCGCGCATGCATGGAGCGGGCAAAGGAAACCAGCTCCGTCCTGCTGATTGAGGCTACAGCCAACCAGGTTGACCAGTATGGCGGCTATACCGGCATGAAGCCGGCCGACTTCATGAAATTCATTCAGCGCCTTGCCGGCGAAGAAGGAATTCCGATGAGCCAGATCATTCTCGGCGGCGACCATCTCGGACCGCTGACCTTCACCCGTTATAACGAAGACAAGGCAATGGCCGAGGCACGTGAACTGATCCGTCAGTTCGTTCTTGCCGGCTTCACCAAGATTCATCTCGACACTTCGATGAAGGTTGCTTCTGATGATCCCGATACCCGTCTTTCGGATGAAGTCATTTCCCGCCGCGGCGCCGAGCTTGCCCAGGTAGCGGAAGATTCCTACAAGGAGCTGCTCAAGACAAATCCGAACGCAGTTCATCCGGTTTACATCGTCGGTTCCGAAGTTCCGATTCCGGGCGGAAGTCAGCAGTCTGTTGATACAGGTCTTCAGGTCACCAAAGTCGAAGACTTCAAGAATACTGTTTCCATTTTCGAAAAGTCATTCCATGAACATGGTCTGGATGAGGCATGGAATCAGGTTGTCGGCTTCGTCGTTCAGCCGGGCGTTGAAGAAAAAGATGCCGGCTGCACACCGTATGATCGTTCCAAGGCCGTGGACCTCATGGCTTCTATCAAGGAATATCCCAACTTCGTCTTCGAAGGTCACTCCACCGACTATCAGACAAAGTATGCGCTGCGTGAGCTCGTCGAAGACGGTGTCGGAATTCTGAAGGTCGGTCCGGGACTCTCCTTTGCGGCACGTGAAGGTCTGTTCGCTCTGGCTTATGCTGAGAAAGAAGTCTTTGCAGATCAGCCTGAGAAGCAGAGCCACTTCATGGAAGTACTTGACGCCGCCATGGTTGCCAACCCTGTCTACTACCAGAAGCACTATCACGGCACCCCGGCAGAAATTGCCTACCGCCGTAAGTTCTCTTTCTCCGACCGCAGCCGCTACTACATGCCGACGGAAGAAGTCAGAAAGGCTCAGGAAGTTCTCTTCAACAACTTCAAGGATGGAGTTCCGCTGGGCGTTCTGAGTCAGTTCATGCCGCTGGAGTATACGAAGGTACGTGAAGGCAGACTGCACAACGATCCGCTTTCACTGGTCAAGGACCGCGTCATCTACACCGTAGATGAATACCTCTACGCTTCGCACCAGAACGAAATCAAGTTCTGA